In Bradyrhizobium guangxiense, the following are encoded in one genomic region:
- a CDS encoding radical SAM protein, giving the protein MNAPLRKSRPYIFWGQTQSLCETCLKLVPTKIQIHGNEVWYEKRCREHGVQSTLVSTDAAYWRLCKDFIKPGDRPLQFQQRTEFGCPYDCGLCGDHEQHSCLALIEITEHCNLTCPVCFAESSPARTKFTPLAKVERMLDALVASEGEPDLVQISGGEPTLHPDFFEILDAVRARPIRHVMINTNGLRIAREKDFVARLAENRRGLEVYLQFDSLQRDALINLRGADLRKIRQQALENLEHYGVSTTLVATIKRGVNDTEIGDIVRHALTWTCVRGVTLQPVQDAGRNENFAENTDRIMLSEIRKRVIETGVFGDKDMIPLPCNPESISIGYGLRSGEKVLPLTSLIPQEQLVAVMPNTISPEKYPVLREKFVDLFSLSSGPLNTSDRVCELLCCLPSFEVPEGLSYENVFRVTIVQFLDRFNFCVGNVKRSCIHFVTEQGAIIPFDTYNLFYRNGKIDGIRAALAVQATGGVMQA; this is encoded by the coding sequence ATGAACGCGCCGTTGCGTAAGTCGCGTCCCTATATTTTCTGGGGCCAGACCCAGTCTCTTTGCGAGACCTGCCTGAAGCTGGTGCCGACCAAGATCCAGATTCACGGCAACGAAGTCTGGTACGAAAAGCGCTGCAGAGAGCACGGCGTCCAGTCGACGCTGGTGTCGACGGATGCGGCGTATTGGCGCCTTTGCAAGGATTTCATCAAGCCCGGCGACCGGCCGCTGCAGTTCCAGCAGCGCACGGAATTCGGCTGCCCCTATGATTGCGGCCTGTGCGGCGACCACGAACAGCATTCCTGCCTGGCGCTGATCGAGATCACCGAGCATTGCAATCTCACCTGCCCGGTATGCTTCGCCGAATCCTCGCCCGCGCGTACCAAATTCACCCCGCTTGCGAAGGTCGAGAGGATGCTGGACGCGCTGGTCGCAAGCGAGGGCGAGCCCGATCTCGTTCAGATCTCCGGCGGGGAGCCGACGCTGCATCCGGATTTCTTCGAGATCCTCGACGCCGTGCGCGCCCGTCCGATCCGCCACGTCATGATCAACACCAACGGCCTGCGCATCGCCCGCGAAAAGGATTTCGTGGCGCGGCTGGCCGAGAACCGGCGCGGGCTGGAGGTCTATCTCCAGTTCGATTCGCTGCAGCGCGACGCGCTGATCAACCTGCGCGGCGCGGATTTACGAAAAATCCGCCAGCAGGCGCTGGAAAATCTCGAGCATTACGGCGTGTCGACCACGCTGGTCGCGACCATCAAGCGCGGCGTCAACGATACCGAGATCGGCGACATCGTCCGCCATGCACTGACCTGGACATGCGTGCGCGGCGTCACGCTGCAGCCGGTGCAGGATGCCGGCCGCAACGAGAATTTCGCTGAGAACACCGACCGCATCATGCTGTCGGAGATCCGCAAGCGCGTGATCGAGACCGGCGTGTTCGGCGACAAGGACATGATTCCGCTGCCCTGCAATCCCGAGAGCATCTCGATCGGCTACGGCCTGCGCAGCGGCGAGAAGGTGCTGCCGCTGACCTCACTGATCCCGCAGGAGCAGCTCGTCGCGGTGATGCCCAACACCATCAGCCCGGAGAAATATCCGGTGCTGCGGGAGAAGTTCGTCGATCTGTTCTCGCTCTCGTCGGGGCCGCTCAATACGTCCGACCGCGTCTGCGAGCTCTTGTGCTGCCTGCCAAGCTTCGAGGTGCCGGAGGGCCTCTCCTACGAGAACGTCTTCCGCGTCACCATCGTGCAGTTTCTCGACCGCTTCAATTTCTGCGTCGGCAACGTCAAGCGCAGCTGCATCCATTTCGTCACGGAGCAAGGGGCGATCATTCCGTTCGACACCTACAATCTGTTCTACCGCAACGGCAAGATCGACGGCATCCGCGCCGCGCTGGCTGTGCAGGCGACCGGAGGAGTCATGCAGGCATGA
- the typA gene encoding translational GTPase TypA, with amino-acid sequence MNLRNVAIIAHVDHGKTTLVDKLLQQSGTFRENQKVTDRAMDSNDLERERGITILAKAASVQWKDTRINIVDTPGHADFGGEVERILNMVDGALVLVDAAEGPLPQTKFVVSKALKVGLKPIVVINKVDRPDARPTEVINEVFDLFAALDASEEQLDFPILYGSAKQGWMADSPEGPQDKGMEPLFDLILRHVAPPKVEEGPFRMIGTILEANPYLGRIITGRISSGVLKPNQQVKVLNAEGKLVETGRITKILAFRGLERTPLDEAEAGDIVAIAGLTKGTVADTFCDPSVEVPLPAQPIDPPTVSMSFIVNNSPLAGTEGDKVTSRMIRDRLLREAEGNVALRVVESADKDAMEVSGRGELQLAILIETMRREGFELSVSRPRVVYQKDEATGATMEPIEEVVIDVDEEHSGVVVQKMSERKSELIEMKPSGGNRQRLVFYAPTRGLIGYQGELLTDTRGTAIMNRLFHGYAPYKGEIQGRRNGVLISNDQGEAVAYAMFKLEDRGPMMIEPGWKVYRGMIVGEHTRDNDLEINVLKGKQLTNIRTTSKDEAVRLTPPIRMTLEKALAYIEDDELVEVTPKSIRLRKKHLDPNERKRAEKAKEAVA; translated from the coding sequence ATGAACCTTCGTAACGTCGCCATCATCGCCCACGTCGACCACGGCAAGACGACCCTGGTCGACAAACTCCTGCAGCAGTCCGGCACGTTCCGCGAAAACCAGAAGGTGACCGATCGCGCCATGGACTCCAACGATCTGGAGCGCGAGCGCGGCATCACCATCCTGGCCAAGGCTGCCTCGGTGCAGTGGAAAGACACCCGCATCAATATCGTCGACACCCCCGGCCACGCCGATTTCGGCGGTGAGGTCGAGCGCATCCTGAACATGGTGGACGGCGCCCTGGTGCTGGTCGACGCCGCCGAAGGCCCGCTGCCACAGACCAAATTCGTGGTGTCCAAGGCGCTCAAGGTCGGCCTCAAGCCGATCGTCGTCATCAACAAGGTCGACCGCCCCGACGCGCGCCCGACCGAGGTCATCAACGAGGTGTTCGACCTGTTCGCGGCGCTCGACGCCAGCGAGGAGCAGCTCGACTTCCCGATCCTGTACGGGTCGGCCAAGCAGGGCTGGATGGCGGATAGCCCCGAAGGTCCGCAGGACAAGGGCATGGAGCCGCTGTTCGACCTGATCCTGCGCCACGTCGCCCCGCCGAAGGTCGAGGAAGGTCCGTTCCGCATGATCGGCACGATCCTCGAGGCCAATCCCTATCTCGGCCGCATCATCACGGGCCGCATCTCCTCCGGCGTGCTCAAGCCGAACCAGCAGGTCAAGGTGCTGAACGCCGAGGGCAAGCTGGTCGAGACCGGGCGCATCACCAAGATCCTGGCCTTCCGTGGCCTCGAGCGCACGCCGCTCGACGAGGCCGAAGCCGGCGACATCGTCGCCATCGCGGGCCTGACCAAGGGCACCGTCGCCGACACCTTCTGCGATCCGAGCGTCGAGGTGCCGTTGCCGGCGCAGCCGATCGACCCGCCGACCGTGTCGATGTCGTTCATCGTCAACAACTCCCCGCTCGCCGGCACTGAAGGCGACAAGGTGACCAGCCGCATGATCCGCGACCGTCTGTTGCGCGAGGCCGAGGGCAACGTCGCGCTGCGCGTGGTCGAATCCGCTGACAAGGACGCGATGGAGGTGTCCGGCCGCGGCGAATTGCAGCTCGCGATCCTGATCGAAACCATGCGCCGCGAGGGTTTTGAGCTCTCGGTGTCGCGTCCGCGCGTCGTCTACCAGAAGGACGAAGCGACCGGCGCCACCATGGAGCCGATCGAGGAGGTCGTCATCGACGTCGACGAGGAGCATTCCGGCGTCGTCGTGCAGAAGATGAGCGAGCGCAAATCCGAGCTGATCGAGATGAAGCCCTCGGGCGGCAACCGTCAGCGCCTGGTGTTCTACGCGCCGACCCGCGGCCTGATCGGCTACCAGGGCGAACTGCTCACCGACACCCGCGGCACCGCGATCATGAACCGCCTGTTCCACGGCTATGCGCCGTACAAGGGCGAGATCCAGGGCCGCCGCAACGGCGTCCTGATCTCCAATGACCAGGGCGAAGCGGTGGCCTACGCCATGTTCAAGCTGGAAGACCGCGGCCCGATGATGATCGAGCCGGGCTGGAAGGTTTATCGCGGCATGATCGTCGGCGAGCACACCCGCGACAACGACCTCGAGATCAACGTGCTCAAGGGCAAGCAGCTCACCAACATCCGCACGACCTCGAAGGACGAAGCCGTGCGCCTGACCCCGCCGATCCGCATGACCCTGGAAAAGGCGCTCGCCTATATCGAGGACGACGAGCTCGTCGAGGTCACCCCGAAGTCGATCCGCCTGCGCAAGAAGCACCTCGACCCGAACGAGCGCAAGCGCGCCGAAAAGGCCAAGGAAGCGGTGGCGTAA
- a CDS encoding prolipoprotein diacylglyceryl transferase family protein encodes MSGALLHTIFDILAWLAAAAAVWWLSRQRLQFPAQSFEMPYVAALVFGAGLGAYLSGSANLWLSGQSGIARSVEGAIAGGIVAIELYKWSAGITARTGARFALPLAIGIAIGRLGCYFAGLDDFTYGTPTALPWAHDFGDGILRHPVQLYESAAMAVFALIYVLAVVNQNAVVITNGFYLVLVYYGAQRFLWEFLKPYGTLIGPFTLFHLLSLSILLYASVMLATAPKARPVHERAVA; translated from the coding sequence ATGAGCGGGGCTTTGCTTCACACCATCTTCGACATCCTGGCGTGGCTGGCGGCGGCCGCCGCCGTCTGGTGGCTGTCGCGACAGCGTCTGCAGTTTCCGGCGCAATCCTTCGAAATGCCCTACGTCGCTGCGCTGGTGTTCGGGGCGGGTCTCGGCGCCTATCTGTCCGGCTCCGCCAATCTGTGGCTGTCGGGGCAGAGCGGCATCGCGCGCTCGGTCGAGGGCGCAATCGCCGGCGGCATCGTGGCGATCGAGCTCTACAAATGGTCCGCAGGAATCACCGCGCGAACCGGTGCCCGTTTTGCGCTGCCGCTGGCGATCGGCATCGCGATCGGCCGGCTCGGCTGCTACTTCGCGGGCCTCGACGATTTCACTTACGGCACACCGACGGCGCTTCCCTGGGCCCATGATTTCGGCGACGGCATTCTGCGCCATCCCGTGCAGCTGTACGAAAGCGCGGCAATGGCTGTATTCGCCCTCATCTATGTGCTGGCCGTCGTGAACCAGAACGCCGTTGTGATCACCAATGGTTTCTACCTGGTTCTTGTCTACTATGGAGCGCAACGCTTCCTGTGGGAATTCCTCAAGCCCTACGGCACGCTGATCGGTCCCTTCACCCTGTTTCACCTGCTGTCGCTGTCCATCCTGCTCTACGCCAGCGTCATGCTGGCCACCGCGCCCAAAGCGAGACCCGTGCATGAACGCGCCGTTGCGTAA
- a CDS encoding thiol-disulfide oxidoreductase DCC family protein, with protein MPRWPDDDVILFDGVCIFCSRWVRFVAKRDRAKRFRFAPIQSDYGAKLARTFGIDPGDPDTNAVVHGGEVFMKSDAALTVLSQLPGWGWVRALFAVPKSLRDLVYSLVARNRYRIFGKYDACFVPDADLRARVIE; from the coding sequence ATGCCAAGATGGCCCGACGATGACGTGATCCTGTTCGACGGCGTTTGCATCTTCTGCTCGCGCTGGGTCCGGTTCGTCGCCAAGCGTGACAGGGCGAAGCGGTTTCGGTTCGCGCCGATCCAGTCGGATTACGGCGCGAAGCTCGCGCGCACGTTCGGCATCGATCCCGGTGATCCCGATACCAACGCAGTCGTCCATGGCGGCGAGGTCTTCATGAAGTCAGATGCAGCGCTGACAGTGCTGTCGCAGCTTCCCGGCTGGGGCTGGGTGCGCGCGTTGTTCGCCGTGCCGAAATCGCTGCGCGATCTCGTCTACAGCCTTGTCGCGCGCAATCGCTATCGCATTTTTGGCAAGTATGATGCGTGCTTCGTACCGGATGCGGATTTGCGGGCGCGGGTGATCGAGTGA
- a CDS encoding response regulator, with the protein MAPLVPNGAGWPADVLIVEDDPIIAIDFEDRLLGFGVTGVRTVGSVVQALDAIAKRAPDFALLDVELIRETSFAIAERLLALKIPFVFVTGYGAEARIPPEWASQPRLQKPCSSEALEAVLKLRGAS; encoded by the coding sequence ATGGCACCCCTAGTTCCCAATGGCGCAGGCTGGCCGGCCGACGTTTTGATCGTCGAAGACGACCCGATCATCGCGATCGATTTCGAGGACCGTCTGCTCGGGTTTGGCGTGACGGGGGTGCGGACTGTCGGATCGGTGGTCCAGGCGCTGGACGCCATTGCGAAGCGCGCGCCCGACTTCGCGCTGCTCGACGTCGAGCTGATCCGCGAGACCAGCTTTGCGATCGCCGAGCGGCTGCTCGCGCTGAAGATCCCGTTCGTCTTCGTCACCGGCTATGGCGCCGAGGCGCGCATTCCGCCCGAATGGGCGAGCCAGCCGCGGCTGCAGAAGCCGTGCTCGAGCGAGGCGCTGGAGGCGGTGCTAAAGCTGCGCGGCGCTAGCTAG
- a CDS encoding TAXI family TRAP transporter solute-binding subunit, whose amino-acid sequence MKLSLKRLFGRTMTGGLDLAEAPPPPSPRSAARKTALVSLAFVLAIVGALAGGYYFAMRPVTLKIAVGPANSDDVKVVQALTQAFTQSKGQVRLRPIQTDGATASAEALAEGKVDLAIVRGDVDVPKNAQAVATLRKNVVVLWSVPGKGKKRGPKITKISQLAGHRVGVVGRTQANVNLLKVILQQYNVDPAKVEIVQFPANEAAEAIKAQRADVYLAAGPVNSKITADAIAASIKDFGAPNFIAIDSADAIAQNHPIYEASEIPAGTYGGSPARPEDEVKTISFAHHIVARKGVSETTIAAFTRQLFAVRQQLVTEFPLAAKIETPDTDKDAVIPVHPGAAAFVDGEEKTFLDKYSDYIWWGLMALSAMGSIGAWFAGYLKKDERDTNSHLRERLLDMIATARKCETTEELDQMQAEADEILRDTLRCFDHGAIEEGSLTAFNIALDQFHSAVADRKAVLFSLPQNLQRASAQFRAAGSA is encoded by the coding sequence ATGAAACTGAGCCTGAAGCGCCTGTTTGGGAGAACGATGACCGGGGGATTGGACCTGGCCGAAGCGCCCCCTCCGCCTTCGCCGCGATCCGCGGCGCGGAAGACGGCGCTGGTGTCCCTTGCCTTCGTGCTGGCAATCGTCGGCGCGCTCGCCGGTGGCTATTACTTCGCGATGCGGCCGGTGACGCTGAAGATCGCGGTCGGTCCGGCCAACAGCGATGACGTCAAGGTCGTGCAGGCGCTGACGCAGGCCTTCACGCAGAGCAAGGGCCAGGTGCGGTTGCGGCCGATCCAGACCGATGGGGCCACCGCCAGCGCGGAGGCGCTCGCCGAGGGCAAGGTCGATCTCGCCATCGTGCGGGGCGACGTCGACGTTCCCAAGAACGCGCAAGCGGTCGCGACCCTGCGCAAGAACGTCGTGGTGCTGTGGTCCGTCCCGGGCAAGGGCAAGAAGCGGGGCCCGAAGATCACCAAGATCTCGCAGCTCGCCGGCCATCGCGTCGGCGTGGTCGGCCGCACCCAGGCCAATGTGAATCTGCTCAAGGTGATCCTGCAGCAATACAACGTTGATCCCGCCAAGGTCGAGATCGTGCAATTCCCCGCCAACGAGGCCGCCGAGGCCATCAAGGCCCAGAGGGCCGACGTTTATCTCGCGGCCGGTCCCGTCAACAGCAAGATCACGGCGGACGCGATCGCCGCCTCCATCAAGGATTTCGGCGCGCCCAACTTCATCGCGATCGATTCGGCGGACGCGATCGCGCAGAACCATCCGATCTACGAAGCGTCCGAGATTCCCGCGGGCACCTATGGCGGCTCGCCTGCTCGCCCGGAGGACGAGGTCAAGACCATCAGCTTCGCCCACCACATCGTGGCGCGCAAAGGCGTGTCCGAAACCACCATTGCGGCGTTCACGCGCCAGCTGTTCGCCGTGCGCCAGCAATTGGTGACGGAATTCCCGCTCGCGGCAAAGATCGAAACGCCCGACACCGACAAGGATGCGGTGATCCCGGTGCATCCCGGCGCGGCCGCCTTCGTCGACGGCGAGGAAAAGACCTTCCTCGACAAATACAGCGATTACATCTGGTGGGGCCTGATGGCGCTCTCCGCCATGGGCTCGATCGGCGCCTGGTTCGCGGGCTATCTGAAGAAGGACGAGCGCGACACCAACAGCCATCTGCGCGAGCGGCTGCTGGACATGATCGCGACAGCGCGCAAGTGCGAGACGACCGAAGAGCTCGACCAGATGCAGGCCGAGGCCGACGAGATTCTGCGCGATACGCTGCGCTGCTTCGATCATGGCGCGATCGAAGAGGGCTCGCTCACCGCCTTCAACATCGCGCTGGACCAGTTCCACTCCGCCGTCGCCGACCGCAAGGCGGTGCTGTTCAGCCTGCCGCAGAACCTGCAACGCGCGAGCGCGCAGTTCCGGGCCGCGGGCAGTGCATAA
- a CDS encoding alkaline phosphatase D family protein: MNIRLSRRRFLATGAGALGTIAMPYLSRATDRPAVTHGVQSGDVTASGGVVWARTDRPAQMLVEVATTDTFKDARALPPIAALPESDFTAKMLLENLPGGQDIFYRVRFRDLSHSAVEGEPVVGRFRTAPADRRDVSFVWGGDVAGQGWGINPDDGGMFTFSTMRKHRPDFFLHSGDTIYADGPIASEVKLADGKIWKNVTIPEKAKVAETLDEFRAAHKYNLTDDNLRAFNAEVPIFVQWDDHEVTNNWSLSKELPAAYKVRDIALLAARGARAFHEMYPLRESINEPGRVYRQISYGPHLDVFMLDERSYRGPNGPNLETAYGPASYFLGPDQIAWLKRGLLNSRATWKVIASDMPLSLVVSDTPKGGSEAFAQGDGPVRGREFEIADILRFIKMAPISNTVWLTADVHYAAAHYYDPNKAQFQEFEPFWEFVSGPLHAGTFGPNTLDNTFGPEVRFVKAPGKDSQNLPPSAGMQFFGHVKIDGASGQMTVTLRDRADVALWSTTLDPKPS, from the coding sequence ATGAACATCAGATTGTCCCGCCGCCGCTTCCTCGCCACCGGCGCCGGCGCGCTCGGCACGATTGCGATGCCCTATCTGTCGCGCGCGACCGATCGGCCGGCGGTCACGCATGGCGTCCAGTCGGGCGACGTCACCGCCAGCGGCGGCGTGGTGTGGGCGCGCACCGACCGGCCCGCGCAGATGCTGGTCGAGGTGGCGACGACCGATACGTTCAAGGATGCCCGCGCGCTGCCGCCGATCGCCGCGCTCCCCGAGAGCGATTTCACCGCAAAGATGCTGCTGGAGAACCTGCCGGGCGGCCAGGACATCTTCTACCGCGTCCGCTTCCGCGATCTCTCGCACAGCGCCGTCGAGGGCGAGCCGGTCGTCGGCCGCTTCCGCACCGCGCCGGCCGACCGCCGCGACGTCAGCTTCGTCTGGGGCGGAGACGTCGCGGGCCAGGGCTGGGGCATCAATCCGGATGACGGCGGCATGTTCACCTTCTCCACGATGCGCAAGCACCGGCCGGACTTCTTCCTGCATTCCGGCGACACCATCTATGCCGACGGCCCGATTGCATCCGAGGTGAAGCTCGCAGACGGCAAGATCTGGAAGAACGTCACCATCCCCGAGAAGGCCAAGGTCGCCGAGACGCTGGACGAGTTTCGCGCCGCGCACAAATACAATCTCACCGACGACAATCTCCGCGCCTTCAATGCCGAGGTGCCGATCTTCGTGCAGTGGGACGACCACGAGGTGACCAACAACTGGTCGCTGTCGAAGGAGTTGCCGGCCGCCTACAAGGTGCGCGACATCGCGCTGCTCGCCGCGCGCGGCGCACGCGCCTTCCATGAGATGTATCCGCTGCGCGAGAGCATCAACGAGCCCGGCCGGGTCTATCGCCAGATCTCCTACGGCCCGCATCTCGACGTGTTCATGCTCGACGAGCGCAGCTATCGCGGCCCGAACGGCCCCAATCTCGAAACCGCGTACGGCCCCGCCAGCTATTTCCTCGGTCCGGACCAGATCGCCTGGCTCAAGCGTGGCCTGCTGAATTCGCGCGCGACCTGGAAAGTGATCGCTTCCGACATGCCGCTCAGTCTCGTCGTATCGGACACGCCGAAAGGCGGCTCGGAAGCATTTGCGCAAGGCGACGGCCCGGTGCGCGGCCGCGAGTTCGAAATCGCCGATATCCTGCGCTTCATCAAGATGGCGCCGATCAGCAACACGGTGTGGCTGACCGCCGACGTGCACTATGCCGCCGCGCATTATTACGATCCGAACAAGGCACAATTCCAGGAGTTCGAACCGTTCTGGGAATTCGTGTCGGGCCCGCTGCATGCCGGCACGTTCGGCCCGAACACGCTCGACAACACCTTTGGACCCGAGGTGCGCTTCGTCAAGGCGCCAGGCAAGGACAGCCAGAACCTGCCGCCCTCCGCCGGCATGCAGTTCTTCGGTCACGTCAAGATCGACGGCGCCTCGGGCCAGATGACGGTGACCTTGCGCGACCGCGCCGACGTCGCGCTGTGGTCGACCACGCTCGATCCGAAGCCGTCCTGA
- a CDS encoding Crp/Fnr family transcriptional regulator encodes MDARIAKTIEVETRPANNLLRRLSQADYALLAPHVAVDNAAANHLLYNPGDDVQVVHFPCGPALATFLVPNEDGRDVETILVGREGAVGGIVSEGFLPAYTRICVKFGGPFARIHVAKLEAAKLRSASLRNIFARYADCMLAQIFQSTACNAIHSIEQRTAKWILAAMERTGDESSVPLTHEQLATLLGVGRSYASRVLQSFRAEGVLDTRRGSILVRNRDGLKLRACLCNDAVKMHFEEVLRGVYPTEEREAG; translated from the coding sequence ATGGATGCGCGCATCGCCAAGACGATCGAGGTCGAGACCCGGCCGGCCAACAATCTGTTGCGACGCTTGAGCCAGGCCGACTATGCCCTGCTTGCACCACACGTGGCCGTCGATAACGCCGCAGCCAACCACTTGCTCTACAATCCCGGTGACGATGTCCAGGTCGTCCACTTCCCCTGCGGACCGGCGCTTGCGACCTTTCTGGTCCCCAACGAGGACGGCCGCGACGTCGAAACCATCCTGGTCGGCCGCGAAGGCGCGGTGGGCGGCATCGTCAGCGAGGGCTTCCTGCCGGCCTACACCCGGATCTGCGTGAAATTCGGCGGGCCGTTCGCGCGCATTCACGTCGCCAAGCTGGAAGCGGCCAAGCTGCGCTCGGCCTCGCTCCGCAACATCTTTGCCCGCTATGCCGATTGCATGCTGGCGCAGATCTTCCAGTCCACCGCCTGCAATGCGATCCATTCGATCGAGCAACGGACCGCCAAATGGATTCTCGCGGCGATGGAGCGGACCGGCGACGAGAGCAGCGTGCCGCTGACGCATGAGCAGCTCGCGACGCTGCTCGGGGTCGGGCGCAGCTATGCGAGCCGCGTGCTGCAATCGTTCAGGGCCGAAGGCGTGCTCGACACGCGGCGCGGCTCGATTCTGGTCCGCAACCGCGATGGCCTGAAGCTGCGCGCCTGCCTGTGCAACGACGCCGTGAAGATGCACTTCGAGGAGGTGCTGCGCGGCGTCTACCCGACCGAGGAGCGGGAGGCGGGGTAG
- a CDS encoding flavin monoamine oxidase family protein, whose amino-acid sequence MTSFPSSVDVAIIGAGAAGLGAAHALAGRGLAVIVLEARDRLGGRAWTVQASPEVTFDVGCGWLHSADKNSFVAIAQQLGFELNKDLPPWRERAYGNAFPQAERDDFMRAMDAFYERLWEAAQKGQDQPASRSLEAGNRWNPMIDAISTYINGCELKDMSTLDWDAYEDTNFNWRVRRGYGALVATYGAPCPVALNCKVTLIDHSDKRIRIETSQGTLTADRVIVTVPTNLIADETIRFSPPLPSKVGAAAGLPLGVDDKVTLALDDAEAFPREGNLRGATMRTEMGTYHIRPFGQPCIEGFFGGSFARALEGAGEGAIAAHSIDEISGFLGNDIRRKLKPLYESRWARDPFARGSYSHALPGHAGDRAVLAAPVDGRLFFAGEATSPTFFTTAHGARDSGERAAKEVLAALGKP is encoded by the coding sequence ATGACTTCCTTCCCCTCCTCCGTCGACGTCGCCATCATCGGCGCCGGTGCCGCCGGCCTCGGTGCGGCGCATGCGCTGGCGGGCCGCGGCCTCGCCGTGATCGTGCTGGAGGCGCGGGACAGGCTCGGCGGCCGGGCCTGGACGGTGCAGGCCTCGCCCGAGGTGACGTTCGACGTTGGCTGCGGCTGGCTGCATTCGGCCGACAAGAACTCCTTTGTCGCAATCGCGCAGCAGCTCGGTTTCGAGCTCAACAAGGACCTGCCGCCCTGGCGCGAGCGCGCCTATGGTAATGCGTTTCCGCAAGCCGAGCGCGACGATTTCATGCGCGCCATGGACGCGTTTTACGAGCGGCTGTGGGAAGCCGCACAAAAGGGCCAGGACCAGCCCGCGAGCCGGAGCCTCGAGGCGGGCAATCGCTGGAATCCCATGATCGACGCGATCTCGACCTACATCAACGGCTGCGAGCTGAAGGACATGTCGACGCTCGACTGGGACGCCTATGAGGACACCAATTTCAACTGGCGCGTCCGTCGCGGCTATGGCGCACTGGTTGCGACCTATGGCGCGCCCTGTCCGGTGGCGCTGAACTGCAAGGTCACGCTGATCGATCATTCGGACAAGCGTATCCGCATCGAAACATCGCAGGGCACGCTGACCGCGGACAGAGTGATCGTCACCGTGCCGACCAATCTGATCGCTGACGAGACGATCCGCTTTTCACCGCCATTGCCCTCCAAGGTCGGCGCAGCCGCCGGCCTGCCGCTCGGCGTCGACGACAAGGTGACGCTGGCGCTCGACGACGCCGAAGCCTTTCCCAGGGAAGGCAATCTGCGCGGCGCCACCATGCGCACCGAGATGGGCACCTATCACATCCGCCCGTTCGGCCAGCCCTGTATCGAAGGTTTTTTCGGCGGCAGCTTTGCCCGTGCGCTGGAAGGCGCCGGCGAAGGCGCCATCGCCGCGCACAGCATCGACGAGATATCAGGCTTCCTCGGCAACGATATCAGGCGCAAGCTGAAGCCGCTGTACGAGTCGCGCTGGGCGCGCGATCCCTTTGCGCGAGGCTCGTATTCGCACGCGCTGCCGGGGCATGCAGGCGACCGTGCCGTGCTGGCCGCACCGGTGGATGGACGGCTGTTCTTTGCGGGCGAAGCGACGTCGCCGACGTTCTTCACGACGGCGCATGGGGCGCGAGATAGCGGGGAGCGGGCGGCGAAGGAAGTGCTGGCGGCTTTGGGCAAGCCCTAG
- a CDS encoding dienelactone hydrolase family protein: MRLLTTIALLSLLALLTAPPLCAQVTFGPSGEEGEPLRRQQWRVPSPDTDIAAHALLFRPAGAGPFRLAVIAHASTQNGLRRAQMPQPEYRALAAYLVARGFAVLVPERLGHGATGGRYVEDQGGCDEADYARSGRVTAEEIRLALEHLRKQDFIRKDAAIVIGHSAGGWGALALADADPKAISAIAVFAPGRGGHANDEPNRICAPHTLLAAAAEFGKAARIPVTWLVAANDSYFAPAFSQKLVDAFRGSGGKAEFRSLPAVGSEGHWMIETEAGVKAASGELARAVNQRGPMATKKSWDHR; encoded by the coding sequence ATGCGGCTCCTCACCACCATCGCGCTCCTGTCTCTGCTGGCCTTGCTGACTGCGCCGCCTCTGTGCGCTCAGGTCACGTTTGGCCCGTCGGGCGAGGAGGGCGAGCCGCTTCGCCGACAACAGTGGCGCGTGCCGTCGCCGGATACCGACATTGCCGCGCATGCCCTGCTGTTTCGTCCCGCCGGCGCAGGTCCGTTCCGGCTTGCGGTCATCGCGCACGCCTCGACGCAGAACGGATTGCGTCGTGCCCAAATGCCGCAGCCGGAATACAGGGCGCTTGCCGCCTATCTTGTCGCGCGCGGTTTTGCCGTGCTGGTGCCGGAGCGGCTCGGCCACGGCGCGACCGGCGGCCGCTATGTCGAGGACCAGGGCGGCTGCGACGAGGCCGATTATGCGCGTTCAGGCCGTGTCACGGCCGAGGAGATCCGGCTCGCGCTGGAGCATTTGCGAAAGCAGGACTTCATTCGCAAGGACGCCGCCATCGTGATCGGTCATTCCGCCGGCGGGTGGGGGGCGCTGGCGCTCGCCGATGCCGATCCGAAAGCGATCTCCGCGATCGCCGTGTTTGCGCCCGGGCGCGGCGGCCATGCCAATGATGAGCCGAACCGGATCTGCGCGCCCCATACGCTGCTTGCCGCCGCAGCGGAGTTCGGCAAGGCCGCGCGCATTCCCGTCACATGGCTCGTTGCCGCCAATGACAGCTATTTCGCGCCGGCGTTTTCGCAGAAACTCGTCGATGCCTTTCGCGGCAGTGGGGGCAAGGCCGAGTTTCGCTCGCTGCCGGCCGTCGGCAGCGAGGGCCATTGGATGATCGAAACCGAAGCCGGCGTGAAAGCCGCAAGCGGCGAGCTCGCGCGGGCGGTGAACCAGCGCGGGCCAATGGCCACCAAGAAATCATGGGATCATCGTTGA